One genomic segment of Methanobacterium spitsbergense includes these proteins:
- the alaS gene encoding alanine--tRNA ligase: MSRQLEELGYTKKTCATCGNDFWSIGDRETCGDAPCDKYEFIGNPATSKKYDLFDIQKEFNNFFKERGHTPIKRYPVLAKRWRDDVFLVGASIYDFQPWVTSGLVEPPANPLVIAQPSIRLNDVDNVGRTGRHMTCFTMGAHHAFNTEEDMVYWKDETVKYCHDFITHIGIDPSEITYIESWWEGGGNAGPCYEICVRGVELATLVFIQYKTTPEGLEEIPLKIVDTGYGLERFAWISQGTPTAYDASFGPVIDQLKKLAGVELNEQILGENARIAGMMDIEDIADLKELRRRVAEKLQISAEELKNATEPMEAVYVIADHTRCLCFMLADGVIPSNVKEGYLARLVLRRTIRFMKDLELKESLCDIMKIQLDFLSTTYPEIKDQQNHILNVVTLEEKRYGKTVSKGRQLVKKGIEDLKKENKDEIPVEMLIKLYDSHGMPPETIEEIAISEKFKAAVPDNFYTLVAEEHAEEVVEQKKIVELNFPETDLTFYDKPHKTEFEAGIIGFHENNVILDRTIFYPEGGGQPSDVGFIRVKGNKMDKFPVTHAEKVQGIVLHRMDQEDIAKLKPFKGSRITGEIDPSRRISLTQNHTATHLIVAAARKVLGDHVWQAGAQKGVKKSRIDLAHYKRIENTEIQEIELITNRLVMKNYHVHTKWMNRTQAEKKYGFRLYQGGVVPGANIRTVKIDDIDVQACAGTHVKQTGDIGLIKITRTERIQDGVERLEFSAGEAAVKAVQINDDLLKDSSNVFKVPPEQLPKTSDRFFTEWKGFKNDIERLKEEIAGLKIRSLVNYAVEICDTPVLCRVVEADMNELVKIATDITEKDGGVDVVIIGNSEGKIVGASSKNAMGKGVKVNLIIKESAAILGGGGGGRPNLAQGAGRNFDKIQEALEFALTKIKEILG; this comes from the coding sequence ATGTCTCGCCAGCTAGAAGAACTAGGATATACAAAGAAAACATGTGCAACCTGTGGAAATGACTTTTGGTCCATTGGAGATAGGGAAACTTGTGGGGATGCACCCTGCGATAAATATGAATTCATCGGAAACCCTGCAACATCTAAAAAATATGATCTATTCGATATTCAGAAGGAATTCAATAACTTCTTTAAGGAAAGAGGACACACCCCAATCAAACGATACCCCGTCCTCGCAAAAAGGTGGAGAGACGATGTTTTTCTTGTTGGGGCATCAATATACGATTTCCAACCTTGGGTTACCTCGGGTCTTGTTGAACCTCCTGCAAATCCATTGGTTATTGCGCAACCATCAATAAGACTGAACGATGTTGATAATGTAGGTAGAACAGGTCGACATATGACATGCTTTACTATGGGTGCACATCATGCATTCAACACAGAAGAGGATATGGTATACTGGAAGGATGAAACAGTAAAATACTGTCACGATTTTATAACACATATAGGAATAGATCCATCCGAAATAACTTACATTGAATCATGGTGGGAAGGTGGGGGAAATGCAGGACCCTGTTATGAAATATGTGTTCGAGGCGTGGAACTTGCAACACTTGTTTTCATCCAATACAAAACAACACCAGAAGGACTTGAAGAAATTCCACTCAAAATTGTTGATACTGGTTATGGTCTTGAAAGATTTGCATGGATATCTCAAGGAACACCCACAGCTTATGATGCTTCATTTGGACCAGTGATAGACCAGCTTAAAAAACTTGCCGGTGTTGAGTTAAACGAACAAATACTTGGAGAAAATGCTCGAATCGCAGGTATGATGGATATAGAAGACATAGCAGATTTGAAAGAACTCCGGCGAAGAGTTGCTGAAAAACTTCAAATCTCTGCAGAAGAACTTAAAAATGCAACAGAACCCATGGAAGCAGTTTATGTTATAGCAGATCATACCAGATGCCTTTGTTTTATGCTTGCAGATGGAGTTATACCATCAAATGTTAAGGAAGGTTATCTTGCAAGGCTTGTTCTTAGAAGGACCATAAGATTCATGAAAGATCTTGAACTCAAAGAGTCACTATGTGACATTATGAAAATACAGTTAGACTTCCTTTCAACGACATATCCAGAGATCAAAGATCAACAAAATCATATACTCAATGTTGTGACATTAGAAGAAAAAAGATATGGGAAAACCGTTTCAAAAGGTAGACAGCTAGTTAAAAAGGGCATTGAAGATCTTAAAAAAGAAAATAAAGATGAAATACCGGTTGAAATGCTTATAAAACTCTATGATTCACATGGAATGCCTCCTGAAACCATTGAGGAAATAGCAATATCAGAAAAATTTAAAGCAGCAGTTCCAGACAACTTTTACACTCTGGTTGCTGAAGAACATGCTGAAGAAGTTGTAGAACAGAAAAAAATAGTTGAACTGAATTTTCCTGAAACTGATCTCACATTCTATGACAAACCACATAAAACAGAATTTGAAGCAGGAATAATTGGGTTCCATGAAAACAATGTTATACTCGATAGAACCATATTCTATCCTGAAGGCGGAGGTCAACCATCCGATGTAGGATTTATTCGAGTTAAAGGGAATAAAATGGATAAATTCCCAGTTACACATGCAGAAAAAGTTCAGGGAATTGTACTCCATAGAATGGATCAAGAGGACATTGCAAAATTGAAACCATTCAAAGGATCACGTATTACTGGAGAGATCGATCCATCAAGGAGAATATCTCTAACACAGAATCACACAGCAACCCATTTAATTGTAGCTGCAGCCCGTAAAGTACTTGGGGATCATGTATGGCAAGCAGGAGCCCAAAAAGGTGTTAAAAAGTCTAGGATCGATTTAGCACATTATAAAAGAATTGAAAACACCGAAATTCAGGAGATTGAACTTATTACAAATAGGCTTGTAATGAAAAATTATCATGTCCACACCAAATGGATGAACAGAACACAAGCTGAAAAGAAGTATGGTTTCAGACTTTATCAGGGAGGAGTTGTTCCAGGTGCAAATATAAGAACTGTTAAAATAGATGATATTGATGTTCAGGCTTGTGCAGGAACCCATGTAAAACAGACAGGTGATATTGGTCTTATAAAAATTACAAGAACAGAAAGGATTCAAGACGGTGTAGAAAGACTTGAGTTCTCAGCTGGAGAAGCTGCTGTTAAGGCTGTTCAAATAAATGATGATCTTTTAAAGGATAGCAGCAATGTATTCAAAGTACCTCCTGAACAGCTTCCAAAAACCAGTGATCGTTTCTTCACCGAATGGAAAGGCTTTAAAAATGATATTGAAAGACTCAAAGAAGAGATTGCAGGATTAAAAATTAGAAGTCTTGTAAACTATGCAGTAGAAATTTGTGATACCCCAGTACTGTGTCGAGTAGTAGAGGCCGACATGAACGAACTTGTGAAGATCGCAACTGACATCACGGAAAAAGATGGTGGGGTTGATGTGGTTATAATTGGAAATAGTGAAGGTAAGATCGTTGGTGCTTCCTCCAAGAATGCCATGGGTAAAGGGGTTAAGGTAAATCTGATCATCAAAGAATCTGCAGCCATACTTGGTGGAGGCGGTGGTGGAAGACCTAACCTTGCACAAGGAGCTGGTCGGAACTTTGATAAAATTCAAGAAGCGCTAGAATTTGCATTAACCAAAATTAAAGAGATTTTAGGTTGA
- the rpl12p gene encoding 50S ribosomal protein P1: MEYIYAAMLLHTTGQEINEENVKKVLEAAGSEVDEARVKALIAALEDVDIEDAIQKTAVAAPAAAAATTPAAAEEEEEEEEDEEEKEEEAAAGLGALFG, encoded by the coding sequence ATGGAGTATATATACGCAGCAATGTTATTGCACACAACCGGTCAGGAAATTAACGAAGAAAACGTGAAGAAAGTCTTAGAAGCAGCAGGCTCAGAAGTTGACGAAGCAAGAGTTAAAGCATTAATTGCAGCTCTAGAAGATGTTGACATCGAAGATGCTATACAAAAAACTGCAGTAGCCGCACCAGCAGCCGCAGCAGCAACAACACCAGCCGCCGCTGAAGAAGAGGAAGAAGAAGAAGAGGACGAAGAAGAAAAAGAAGAAGAAGCTGCAGCCGGTCTCGGCGCTCTCTTTGGATAA
- a CDS encoding 50S ribosomal protein L10, with translation MPHVAEWKKDEVASLKKLIESHEVVGMANLSDIPAPQLQKMRRSLKDSATLKMSRKTLMSLALNSSDKENITALEEHMDGQPALIFTNMNPFKLYKILEGSKTAAPAKAGSIAPEDIVVPKGDTAFKPGPILGELQKSGIPAKIEKGKIVITNDKTIVAAGEPIPRDVASILTRLEIFPLEVGIDLRAAYEDQTVYTSDILTIDEEKTLADIQKAFTQGLNLSVEAMIFNKESVPVLLQKAATQSLNLALNAEILNSKTRDILLARAYAQMLSVAAEASAKDENAVDDEIREKLSSNPTKVETKEDNEPEDEEEAEEEEGDAAAGLGALFG, from the coding sequence ATGCCTCATGTTGCTGAATGGAAGAAAGATGAAGTAGCAAGTCTCAAGAAACTAATTGAAAGCCATGAAGTAGTGGGTATGGCTAACCTTTCAGATATACCAGCCCCTCAGCTACAGAAAATGCGCAGATCACTCAAAGACAGTGCAACACTGAAGATGTCAAGGAAAACTCTTATGAGCCTTGCATTGAACAGCTCCGATAAAGAGAACATAACTGCGCTTGAAGAGCACATGGATGGACAACCTGCCTTGATATTCACAAACATGAATCCATTTAAACTTTACAAGATTCTTGAAGGCAGTAAAACAGCAGCCCCTGCTAAGGCAGGAAGTATAGCACCAGAGGATATTGTTGTTCCTAAGGGAGATACAGCATTTAAACCCGGTCCAATACTTGGTGAGCTTCAAAAAAGTGGTATTCCTGCAAAAATAGAAAAGGGAAAAATTGTTATAACCAATGACAAAACCATTGTAGCCGCTGGAGAACCTATTCCAAGGGATGTTGCAAGCATACTCACAAGGCTTGAAATTTTCCCATTAGAAGTTGGAATTGATCTTCGTGCAGCTTATGAGGATCAAACTGTTTATACCTCTGATATATTAACAATAGACGAGGAAAAAACCTTAGCAGATATTCAAAAAGCATTTACTCAGGGATTAAACCTTTCAGTAGAAGCAATGATATTCAACAAGGAATCTGTACCAGTATTACTCCAGAAAGCTGCTACACAGTCGTTAAACCTTGCTTTAAACGCAGAGATATTAAATTCAAAAACAAGGGACATACTGCTTGCCAGAGCATACGCACAGATGCTATCTGTTGCAGCCGAAGCATCAGCTAAGGATGAAAATGCAGTAGACGACGAGATTCGTGAAAAACTGAGTTCAAACCCTACTAAGGTTGAAACCAAAGAAGATAACGAACCAGAAGATGAAGAAGAAGCTGAAGAAGAGGAAGGAGATGCAGCAGCAGGACTCGGCGCTCTATTCGGCTAA
- a CDS encoding 50S ribosomal protein L1, whose translation MKQEILEAVKKAKADSKPRNFTQSVDVVITIKDLDVKKPENRIDEEVFLPSGRGKDVSIVFIAEGELALQAKNAGADLVITKEDLEAFGKDRKAAKKVANKHDFFVAQADLMPFVGRFLGPVLGPRKKMPKPVPASAKPEPLMERLKNTAKVRMKDQPVVQAIVGTQDMDDELIAANIEAVLDILDRKLEKGRSQIKSMYVKTTMGPVAKVI comes from the coding sequence ATGAAACAAGAGATATTGGAAGCGGTGAAGAAGGCTAAAGCGGATTCAAAGCCGAGAAACTTCACACAATCCGTTGATGTTGTAATAACCATCAAGGATTTAGACGTGAAAAAGCCAGAAAACCGTATAGACGAAGAAGTGTTTCTCCCAAGTGGCCGTGGTAAAGACGTATCAATTGTCTTTATAGCAGAAGGAGAACTGGCTCTTCAAGCGAAAAATGCAGGTGCAGATCTTGTTATAACCAAAGAAGATTTAGAAGCCTTTGGAAAAGACAGGAAAGCAGCCAAAAAGGTTGCAAACAAGCATGACTTTTTCGTTGCACAGGCAGATCTCATGCCCTTCGTGGGTAGATTCCTAGGACCAGTTTTAGGACCAAGGAAAAAAATGCCAAAGCCAGTTCCGGCCTCAGCTAAACCCGAGCCGTTAATGGAGAGACTTAAAAATACAGCAAAAGTTAGAATGAAGGACCAACCAGTTGTCCAAGCAATTGTCGGTACTCAAGATATGGATGATGAGCTCATTGCAGCTAATATTGAAGCAGTGCTTGATATATTAGACAGGAAACTTGAGAAAGGTAGAAGCCAAATAAAATCCATGTATGTAAAGACAACCATGGGTCCAGTAGCGAAGGTGATCTAA
- a CDS encoding 50S ribosomal protein L11, whose amino-acid sequence MAKETVEILIDGGKATPGPPLGPAIGPLGINMMQVVEEINKKTADFEGMKVPVKIVVDIGTKEFEVGVGTPPTTALIIDELNLEKGSEDPGLDKIADLKVEQALKIARMKFDALLSNDYKNAAKEVIGTCVSMGITVEGKDPRDVQKEIDQGVYDEILVQDT is encoded by the coding sequence ATGGCAAAAGAAACCGTAGAAATTCTTATAGACGGCGGAAAAGCAACACCAGGTCCACCATTAGGTCCTGCAATAGGTCCGCTGGGCATTAACATGATGCAAGTAGTTGAAGAGATCAACAAAAAAACAGCTGATTTCGAAGGCATGAAAGTACCAGTCAAGATAGTAGTTGACATAGGAACCAAAGAATTTGAAGTTGGAGTAGGTACACCACCAACCACTGCATTGATCATTGATGAACTCAATTTAGAAAAGGGATCAGAAGATCCTGGACTTGACAAGATTGCAGATCTCAAGGTTGAACAGGCATTGAAGATCGCACGTATGAAGTTCGATGCACTATTATCAAATGACTATAAAAATGCTGCAAAAGAAGTTATTGGCACATGCGTAAGTATGGGAATAACTGTTGAAGGAAAAGATCCCCGAGACGTGCAGAAAGAGATAGACCAGGGAGTCTACGACGAAATACTCGTCCAAGATACCTAA
- a CDS encoding transcription elongation factor Spt5, whose protein sequence is MIYAIRTLVGQEKNVARLIGRNVKNSGIEVNSILVPESLRGYILVESSTKIDMQNPAFKVPHMKGAIEGEIPYEEVKSFLNPEPILASVQKGSIVELISGPFKGEKAKVVRIDESKEDVVLELIEAAVPIPVTVKGDQIRLIQKEAD, encoded by the coding sequence TTGATTTATGCAATAAGAACCCTTGTAGGTCAAGAAAAAAACGTAGCAAGGCTAATAGGCAGAAATGTTAAAAACAGCGGAATTGAAGTAAATTCCATCCTTGTTCCAGAGAGCCTCAGGGGATATATTTTAGTTGAATCATCAACCAAGATTGATATGCAAAATCCCGCCTTTAAAGTGCCTCACATGAAGGGTGCAATCGAAGGGGAAATACCCTACGAAGAGGTAAAGAGCTTTCTAAATCCGGAACCTATACTGGCTTCAGTACAAAAAGGAAGCATTGTAGAACTTATATCCGGCCCATTTAAGGGAGAAAAAGCCAAAGTTGTTAGGATAGATGAATCAAAAGAAGATGTGGTCTTAGAACTTATTGAGGCTGCAGTTCCAATTCCAGTTACAGTTAAAGGTGACCAAATTAGATTAATACAGAAGGAGGCAGATTAA
- a CDS encoding protein translocase SEC61 complex subunit gamma has translation MNLNKKSIVDFIKLCQRVLHVSKKPGREEFMNVAKITGIGVLIIGAIGFIISIAAQLLGQI, from the coding sequence ATGAACTTGAATAAAAAATCTATCGTCGATTTTATAAAACTCTGTCAAAGAGTTCTGCATGTGTCTAAAAAACCAGGCAGAGAAGAATTCATGAATGTTGCAAAGATAACCGGGATAGGCGTCCTGATAATAGGTGCTATTGGCTTTATAATTAGCATAGCCGCTCAACTTTTAGGTCAAATTTAG
- the ftsZ gene encoding cell division protein FtsZ produces MEERNSYDDNIDSDLKEIIQRSRAKIFVVGTGGAGNNTVSRLAEIGVEGAGTLSVNTDAQDLFYSKSDHKLLIGRSTCGGLGAGGMPDIGEESAEESEEQLKEKLEGADMVFVTCGLGGGTGTGSAPVISKLAKKIGALTIAVATMPFSAEGLRRRENAEKGLEKLQSAADTVIVIPNDKLLEVAPNLPINKAFMVADELLGRAVKGITELITKPGLVSLDFADIRSIMMGSGMAMIGMGESDSGDRAIESVHEALNSPLLDLDISNAKGALINISGSSDLTLHEAEKVVQIVADELDPDANIIWGTQIQEDLENVIRTTIVVAGVKSPHIFGMPGEKEFVEEKQRESIPESSLEEFIDGVF; encoded by the coding sequence ATGGAAGAGCGCAATTCATATGACGACAACATCGACAGCGATCTTAAAGAGATTATCCAACGAAGCCGGGCTAAAATTTTCGTTGTAGGAACTGGAGGGGCTGGAAATAACACAGTTTCAAGACTTGCGGAGATAGGAGTCGAAGGTGCAGGCACACTTTCCGTTAATACGGATGCACAAGATCTCTTTTATTCAAAATCTGATCATAAGCTGTTGATTGGAAGATCTACGTGTGGAGGACTCGGTGCAGGTGGAATGCCTGATATCGGAGAAGAAAGTGCTGAAGAAAGTGAGGAACAACTCAAGGAAAAACTTGAAGGGGCAGATATGGTCTTTGTAACCTGCGGTTTAGGTGGAGGAACTGGAACTGGTTCTGCACCTGTCATATCCAAGTTAGCAAAGAAAATCGGCGCTTTAACAATTGCAGTTGCAACCATGCCTTTCAGTGCAGAAGGACTCAGAAGAAGAGAAAATGCAGAAAAGGGCCTTGAAAAGCTCCAAAGTGCTGCAGATACTGTGATAGTAATACCAAACGACAAACTACTCGAAGTCGCACCTAACCTGCCTATAAACAAGGCATTCATGGTTGCAGATGAACTTCTTGGAAGAGCAGTTAAAGGAATTACCGAACTCATAACCAAACCTGGTCTAGTAAGTCTCGATTTTGCAGATATTAGAAGCATAATGATGGGATCTGGTATGGCCATGATTGGAATGGGTGAATCAGACTCTGGTGACAGAGCAATAGAATCTGTTCACGAGGCACTTAACAGTCCACTTCTTGACTTGGACATATCCAATGCAAAAGGTGCATTGATCAACATCTCAGGAAGCTCGGATCTGACACTGCACGAAGCTGAAAAAGTCGTTCAAATAGTTGCTGACGAATTAGATCCAGATGCAAATATAATATGGGGAACTCAGATACAGGAAGACCTTGAAAATGTTATCAGGACAACAATTGTTGTTGCTGGAGTAAAGTCTCCGCACATATTTGGAATGCCTGGTGAGAAGGAATTCGTTGAAGAAAAACAACGAGAAAGTATTCCTGAATCTTCATTGGAAGAATTTATAGATGGTGTTTTTTAA
- a CDS encoding pyruvate kinase alpha/beta domain-containing protein: protein MEKSIHYFENPGEENTNKLIELVKIRRKELGIDHVVVASASGKSGVKLAKSIGDPKVNIVNVTHHAGFKGDDSIEIESQNRTELEKMGVKIYVGSHSLSGVGRGISNKFGGITPVEVIAATLRLFSQGVKVGVEISIMVSDAGLIPTDSEIIAVGGTAKGLDAAIVLKPAHMGNFFDLKINEIIAMPRP, encoded by the coding sequence ATGGAAAAATCTATCCATTACTTCGAAAATCCTGGAGAAGAAAATACCAACAAATTAATTGAACTGGTAAAGATCAGGAGAAAAGAACTTGGTATTGATCATGTTGTTGTTGCATCTGCATCAGGAAAATCTGGTGTGAAGCTTGCAAAGAGCATCGGAGATCCTAAAGTGAACATTGTTAATGTAACACATCATGCTGGTTTCAAGGGCGATGATTCTATTGAAATTGAATCCCAAAACAGAACTGAATTAGAAAAAATGGGTGTAAAAATTTATGTTGGATCGCATTCATTAAGCGGCGTTGGAAGAGGAATATCCAATAAATTCGGAGGTATAACTCCTGTAGAAGTTATTGCAGCCACTCTTCGCCTATTCTCTCAGGGAGTTAAAGTTGGTGTGGAAATAAGTATAATGGTATCTGATGCCGGCCTTATACCTACAGATTCAGAGATTATTGCTGTAGGCGGAACTGCAAAGGGTTTAGATGCAGCTATTGTTTTGAAACCAGCTCACATGGGAAACTTCTTTGACCTCAAAATAAATGAGATCATTGCAATGCCAAGACCTTAG
- the comA gene encoding phosphosulfolactate synthase, translated as MNAFDFLTNDRVRNPEEGITMMLDKGMGPNMVEDFLEISRSYVDLAKLGWGTSAIHERELIKYKVDTYLSNDIIPYPGGTLFELAYIKGKFDEFLVESDKLGFKAIEISDGTVDITPKERARIIREVKEVGFMTLTEVGKKDPKKDHHFTAQDRVKLVKLDLESGADKVIIEGREGGKDLGIFNGKGDVKEDDIQVFVDNLDINKLIWEAPQKNQQTYLILKFGANVNLGNISPEEITALETMRRGLRGDTLGKVNLL; from the coding sequence ATGAATGCATTTGATTTTCTTACAAATGATCGTGTTAGAAACCCTGAAGAGGGTATTACAATGATGTTAGACAAAGGAATGGGTCCTAACATGGTAGAAGACTTTCTGGAGATATCAAGATCCTATGTTGATCTAGCAAAACTCGGATGGGGAACTTCCGCTATTCATGAAAGAGAACTAATAAAATATAAGGTTGATACGTATTTATCCAATGATATTATTCCATATCCTGGAGGAACACTCTTTGAACTGGCATATATTAAGGGTAAATTTGATGAATTTTTAGTTGAATCAGATAAACTAGGATTTAAGGCAATTGAAATATCAGATGGTACAGTTGATATTACACCCAAAGAAAGGGCGAGAATAATTCGTGAAGTTAAAGAAGTAGGGTTCATGACTTTAACAGAGGTAGGTAAAAAGGATCCAAAAAAAGACCATCATTTTACAGCCCAGGACAGGGTTAAACTTGTAAAATTGGACCTTGAATCTGGTGCAGATAAGGTTATAATAGAGGGAAGAGAGGGTGGAAAAGATTTGGGTATTTTTAATGGTAAAGGTGATGTAAAGGAAGACGATATTCAAGTTTTTGTTGATAACCTTGACATTAATAAATTGATATGGGAAGCTCCCCAGAAAAATCAGCAAACTTATCTAATACTTAAATTTGGAGCCAATGTTAATCTTGGAAACATATCTCCCGAGGAAATAACAGCCCTAGAAACAATGAGAAGAGGTTTGAGGGGAGATACTTTGGGAAAGGTGAATCTTTTATGA
- a CDS encoding ATP-binding cassette domain-containing protein gives MIDKITIIGGYNKQGEKEPVEEVVIKKGEIFGVVGPTGSGKSSLIGDIEQLAQKDTFSKRKILVNDEEPSYGDRTNPRKKMVAQLSQNMNFLADMSVGDFLSLHAKCRGASSKCVDAVISLANTLTGEPIKSDHELTILSGGQSRALMVADVAIISNSPIVLIDEIENAGIKKHDALKVLSGHGKIVMVVTHDPVLALMTDRRIVMKSGGMEKVVGTTEAEKSLSKKLNKIDELMLSLRDQVRNGEVIEDIEMGDVVL, from the coding sequence ATGATTGATAAAATAACCATAATAGGCGGCTACAACAAACAGGGAGAAAAGGAACCTGTAGAAGAAGTAGTTATAAAAAAAGGAGAAATATTTGGGGTTGTGGGTCCAACAGGGAGCGGTAAAAGTTCTCTTATAGGGGACATAGAGCAGTTGGCACAGAAGGATACCTTCTCAAAGAGGAAAATCCTAGTAAATGATGAAGAACCAAGCTACGGTGATAGAACTAATCCGCGAAAAAAAATGGTTGCCCAGTTATCTCAGAACATGAACTTCCTAGCAGACATGAGTGTTGGTGATTTTTTAAGTCTTCATGCTAAGTGCAGAGGTGCCAGCAGTAAATGTGTGGATGCTGTAATAAGCCTTGCAAATACACTAACTGGAGAACCCATAAAATCCGACCACGAACTTACCATATTAAGCGGTGGTCAGTCAAGGGCCTTGATGGTAGCAGACGTAGCAATTATCAGCAATTCTCCAATAGTACTTATTGATGAGATAGAAAATGCAGGTATAAAAAAACATGACGCTCTTAAGGTACTTTCAGGGCACGGGAAAATAGTTATGGTTGTAACCCACGATCCTGTACTTGCACTAATGACAGACAGAAGGATTGTAATGAAGTCTGGGGGAATGGAAAAGGTGGTAGGCACAACAGAAGCTGAAAAATCCCTTTCCAAAAAATTAAATAAAATAGATGAACTCATGTTGAGTTTGAGGGATCAAGTTAGGAATGGGGAAGTTATTGAAGACATTGAAATGGGGGATGTTGTATTATGA
- a CDS encoding GTP-binding protein gives MKMIIVAGTPGSGKTAVLIHALRSLKERNLKSSVVKIDCLYTDDGKKFEKIGIPTKVGLSMDMCPDHYAIYNIEDMIEWADENDSEYLIVETAGLCHRCAPYTMNSLGVCVIDATSGPNTPLKVGPFLSTADIAVITKGDMISQAEREIFRERVLEVNPNCKVIEANGLSGQGCIELAEEMVKSKEVSLDEEKLRHSAPLAVCTLCVGETKVNKKHHRGILRRIDGFQTYEGE, from the coding sequence ATGAAAATGATAATTGTTGCAGGAACCCCTGGATCTGGAAAGACAGCAGTACTTATACATGCTCTCCGAAGCCTTAAAGAAAGAAATTTAAAATCATCAGTAGTAAAAATAGATTGTCTCTATACCGATGATGGTAAAAAATTCGAAAAAATTGGTATACCCACCAAAGTAGGCTTGTCAATGGATATGTGTCCAGATCACTATGCAATTTATAATATAGAAGACATGATAGAATGGGCAGATGAAAACGATTCTGAATATCTTATTGTTGAAACTGCAGGATTATGCCATAGATGTGCGCCATACACTATGAATAGTCTGGGCGTTTGTGTTATCGATGCTACAAGTGGACCAAACACCCCTCTCAAGGTGGGTCCATTTTTAAGTACAGCAGACATTGCTGTTATAACCAAGGGAGATATGATATCACAAGCAGAAAGAGAAATATTCCGGGAAAGAGTCCTTGAAGTTAATCCAAACTGCAAAGTAATAGAAGCCAATGGTCTTTCAGGTCAAGGATGTATTGAACTAGCAGAAGAAATGGTCAAATCCAAGGAAGTATCCCTTGATGAGGAGAAATTAAGACATTCAGCACCCCTTGCTGTTTGCACACTCTGTGTTGGTGAAACAAAAGTTAATAAGAAACATCACAGAGGAATACTCCGAAGAATAGATGGATTTCAAACATACGAAGGAGAATAG
- a CDS encoding (Fe-S)-binding protein: protein MKNNSINSDQRSKVVKLLPGFNCGICGYARCDEFAHSLMKSGTELGKCKFLYQEIFNENRNELEELLREEHILPAEKKPVGLLDGYEADFILNPLPEESSCREVLYPFTRKVLKAGDVVRYRPLGCPIIHFAKILDEDNGLITVHMIGPCHRIDPDVEFDYMDIGVCMVGGFEGIIDGKLPAVGETIRFLPGHCMMQKVHSGIVVQLVGRRAVIEGIDLKVWAPPIKG, encoded by the coding sequence ATGAAGAACAATTCCATAAATTCAGATCAGAGATCGAAAGTAGTAAAATTATTGCCTGGTTTTAACTGCGGAATATGTGGATATGCTCGGTGTGATGAGTTTGCACATTCACTCATGAAAAGTGGAACAGAACTTGGGAAGTGTAAATTTTTATACCAGGAAATATTCAATGAAAACAGAAATGAACTAGAAGAATTATTAAGGGAAGAACATATATTGCCTGCTGAAAAGAAACCAGTAGGCCTTTTGGATGGATATGAAGCAGATTTTATTTTAAACCCCCTTCCAGAAGAAAGTTCTTGCAGAGAGGTTCTTTATCCATTTACTAGGAAAGTCCTCAAAGCAGGGGATGTTGTGAGGTATAGGCCTCTAGGATGTCCAATAATACATTTTGCAAAGATATTAGACGAGGACAATGGGTTAATAACAGTTCATATGATAGGGCCATGTCATAGAATTGATCCAGATGTAGAATTTGATTATATGGATATTGGTGTGTGTATGGTGGGAGGATTTGAAGGGATTATAGATGGTAAATTACCAGCTGTTGGAGAAACCATTAGATTCCTTCCAGGACACTGTATGATGCAGAAGGTTCACTCTGGAATTGTTGTACAACTTGTTGGTAGAAGGGCTGTTATAGAGGGAATAGACCTCAAAGTATGGGCACCTCCAATAAAAGGATGA